A segment of the Cohnella algarum genome:
CGCATCGGTCTCGTCGGCGTCAACGGCGCCGGCAAATCGACCTTCCTGCGCATTCTGGCGGGAGAGGATTCGGCGGATTCCGGCTCCGTGTCCAAACCGCGCGAGCTGCGCATCGGCTATTTGGCGCAAAACAGCCGCTTCGACGAGCAGATGACGCTCCAGCAGGTCATGCACGCCGCGTTCGGGCCGCTGATCGAGCAGGAACGGGAGCTGCGCGAATTGGAGCGGCGAATTTCGGATCCGGCCGAGCAGCGGGACGCCGCCCGGTACGAAGCGCTGCTCGGCCAGTACGCGGAACGGAGCGACCGTTTCCGCGAGGCGGGCGGCTTCGAGATGAACAACCGCATCCGCAGCGTCCTTCACGGCATGGGCTTCGGCGATTTCCCGCCGGAAACGCCGGTTTCCGCGCTGAGCGGCGGCCAGCGCACGCGGCTCGCGCTTGCGAGGCTGCTCGTCGTGCAGCCGGATTTGCTGCTGCTGGACGAACCGACGAACCATCTCGACATCAAAACGCTGAGCTGGCTGGAGCAGTATCTTCGCACCTATGCCGGAGCGATGGTCATCGTCTCCCACGACCGCTACTTCCTGGACGCGACGGTCACGTCCATTATCGAAATCGAACGCCATTCGGCGACCCGTTATACCGGCAATTATTCCCGTTTCATGGAGCTTAAGGAAGCCGACTTCGCGCAGCGCGTCAAGCTGTACGAACAGCAGCGCAAGGAATTGTCCCGGATGGAAGAATTCATTCAGAAAAATTTGGCCCGAGCGTCGACCACCCGCCGCGCGCAAAGCCGGCGCAACGCGATGGAGCGGATCGAACGGCTCGAAAAGCCCGGCCACCTGAAGCAGGCCAGCTTTTCCTTTACGACCGAGAGGCGGACCGGCAAGGACGTGCTGCAAGTATCCGACGTCTCGGCCGCTCCCGCCGCGGAGCTCGGTCCTTTGTTCCGCCAAGTCTCCTTTGAAGTCAAGCGCGGAGAGCGGATCGCCGTGCTGGGCCCGAACGGCGTCGGCAAATCGACGCTGCTGCGCGCGCTCGTCGGGGAGCTGGAGCTGCGAGGCGGAACCGTCCGTTGGGGGACGGGCGTCATGCTCGGCTACTACGACCAGGAGCAGCGCCAGCTGAACCCGGCCAACACGGTGCTGGAGGAGGTGTGGAGCGCCTACTCCCAGCTTCCGGAAGCGGAAATCCGGACCGTGCTCGGCAACTTCCTGTTCAGCGGCGACGACGTAAAGAAATCGGTAGGATCGCTCAGCGGCGGGGAAAAAGCCCGGGTCGCGCTTTCCAAGCTGATGCTGCGCAAGGCGAACGTGCTCGTATTGGACGAACCGACGAACCACTTGGACCTGTGGAGCCGCGAGGTGCTGGAAGCGGCCCTGGAAGAATACGAGGGAACGCTTCTGTTCGTCTCCCACGACCGCTACTTCATCAACCGCCTCGCCGACCGGATTGTCGACCTGCATCCCGACGGCGTCCGACATTTCCTGGGCAATTACGACGACATGCTCGGCAAGCAGCAGGAAATGGAAGAATGGGACAAACAAGCGGAAAAGGCTCCGTCCGGCGCCGCCGCCTCGACTCCCGCGAGCGACTACGAAGCGGACAAACGGGCAAAACGCGAGGAACGTTCGCGGCAGCGCAAGCGCGAGCAGGCGGAAGCCGACATCGAGCGGCTGGAGACGGAAATTGCCGCTTTCGAGGAAGAGATGGCCACGGAAGCCGTGTTTACCGATTACGTGAAGCTAAAAGAGATTCAGACGGCCGTCCAGAAGCTCCGCGAGGAACTCGAGGCCGCCTATGCCGTCTGGGAGCAATTGATGGAGTAATCGTCAGCGGACGCATGGCTTCCGTCTGGCCGGCATCGCCCGGCCGGCGATTGTTTCGGTCATGCATCTTTTGATGCGATATCGGCAAACGAATAAGCCGCACGAGCGAGGTGTCCGCATGAAAAACGAAAAAACCGCGGAAGGGCCTGACGAACGCGAGGAATCGAGCATTTGCGAAGTCCTGCGCATCCTTGGAGCCAAATGGGCGTTTTTGGTGCTGGACGAACTGCTCGAAGGGCCGCAGCGCTTCAATCAGTTGAAACGGAACATATCCATTGTCAAAACCCAGTCGTTGACGGACACCCTGCGCCATTTGGAACATAACGGGCTGGTGCGCCGTCAAGTATTTCCGACCGTCCCGGTAACCGTCGAATATTCGCTGACCGAGAAAGGAAGCGATTTTCAACTGGCGCTGAAGGAGATGGAAAAATGGGGGCAAAAATGGGGAGCGAAGGGTCATGCGGCCGAGACGCGGGACGCCGCTCCTTAAGAAGCTCGGGCGCCCGCGCAGCTGCGATCGTTTCGTCCTCTCCGCCCCTTCAAGCCTGAACCCGATCCGGATCCAGCGGGATCCAGCCCGGAACGCTCGTCAGCAATTCCAGCAGCGGATCGGGAATGCATAACTCCTCCCTGTTCTTCAGCGACAGCGCCGTTCGAATCTTTTCTTCCCGCCCTTGCCTGATCAGCTCGCTCCAATCCGGCTCCATGATCAGTTCCCGGCCGAGGGCGATCAGGGGAATGCCGGACCGCAACGCTTCGAGGGCGTCTTCCGGCGTATGAATGCTTCCCACGCCGATAACGGCCAAACGCGAGCCGACGCGCTCCTGAATGATCGCGAGCCGGGAGCGGCGATCCTCGACGCCGCGTCTAGGGACGGACCGGAAGTCTTTCACGGAGACGTGAAGGTAATCGAGCCCCGCAGCCGAAAGCGCGTCGATGAAAGCAAGCGTATCCGCCATCGTGACGCCCGGCGTCTCCGGCTCCTCCGGAGAAAGCCGGAAACCGACGATAAACGGCTTTTTCGCCTTCCCGCGAACCGTCCGGAGCACTTCATCCACAACGGTCAATGCGAGCTTCATCCGGTTTTCAAGGCTGCCGCCGAAAGAGTCCGTTCGCCTGTTCGTATACGGCGAAAAAAACTGCTGCAGCAAATTTCCGTTCCCGCCGTGAATTTCAACGCCGTCAAACCCCGCTTCGACGGCCCGTCCCGCCGCTTCGGCATACGCGCGCACGATTCTGTCCATTTCCGTCTCGGCCAGCGCGCGCGGGATGGCCGCGCCTTCCTTGTCCTCCGGGATCGTCCCGCTGCTTACGAATTCGCCCGTCCTTGAATTTTGTCTGCCCCCGTGAAAAATTTGCAGCACCGCCGCCGCTCCTTTAGCACGGATCGCCGCCGCGAGTTTGCCCAACCCTGGAATCAGCTCGTCCCGGTCCGCGCCGGGACCGCCGAACAGTCCGCCTTCCGCCGATACGTAAGTCGCGGCAGTAATGACCATGCCCGCGCTCCGGGCCCTGCGGGAGTAATAGCGAATTTCCTCCTCGGAAATCGATCCGTCCGCGTTCGAGCTCATATGCGTCATGGGGGCCATCACAACCCGGCTTTTCAGCCTGACGCCGGATTTGAAGGCAAAAGAATCGAAAATCGGCCGATACGCTTGGTTCATTGTTCTCAGCTCCTATGTTTGCCGGTTTGTAAAACCGATTATAGGGGAAGAAGAACCGTTGCGTAAGAACGCAAAATGGCCGGATCTAATCTCGTCATTTTGACTTACTTACTTTTTATCACCCCAAAGGGTTATCCACAGCTTTTAAATAATCGCACATCCGATCGGAAACGGGCCTCATGCGCTTTTTTTGGCGATCTGGACGCCTTTTTGTAAACCCAACATCATTGGAATATTAATATCCCCGATTTTATCCACATTGTCCACAAAATCCACAGATCGCCTGTGAAAAAGTAATCCCCGTTTCATCGAAACGCAACCCGAAGTCCCCCAACGGTTTCGCCGTTTTACCCACAATATGCACAACGGGTGTGGACAACTTTGTCCACACCCGTGACGACCTCTCGATTTACCTTTGTTGTCCGACGGGATTCGCCGCGGCGCTCTTTGTCGCCGGGTTCCCGTCATGCTCTCGCTGCCGCATCCTTGCGGTGCGAACGAAAGCCCGTTATTGACCGGCGGCGGCCTGCTTGCCCGGGCCCTGCGCCGCGCGCGCAGCCATGATGGCGCTGTTGCATGCCGACACGTAGGCTCTGGCCGCCGCGAAAATGATATCGCGGTGAATCGCCGTGCCCCGGTACCGCTTGCCCTGGAACACGACCGTCACGACGGCCTCTCCGAAGGCGTCTTCGCCCGTAGACAACGAGTGCAGCTCCAAATCCTCGAATTGGGCGTCGACCGGCATCGCCTCGCGGATGCAGCCGATGACCGCTTCGAGCGGCCCTTCCCCCGCTCCCGTATACGTCCGTTCGGCTTCGTCCGCCGCGGTCCGGATCGTGACGGAGGCGATCCGAGAACGATTGGAGCCCGCCAGCACCTGCAGCTCCGTC
Coding sequences within it:
- a CDS encoding NADH-dependent flavin oxidoreductase; its protein translation is MNQAYRPIFDSFAFKSGVRLKSRVVMAPMTHMSSNADGSISEEEIRYYSRRARSAGMVITAATYVSAEGGLFGGPGADRDELIPGLGKLAAAIRAKGAAAVLQIFHGGRQNSRTGEFVSSGTIPEDKEGAAIPRALAETEMDRIVRAYAEAAGRAVEAGFDGVEIHGGNGNLLQQFFSPYTNRRTDSFGGSLENRMKLALTVVDEVLRTVRGKAKKPFIVGFRLSPEEPETPGVTMADTLAFIDALSAAGLDYLHVSVKDFRSVPRRGVEDRRSRLAIIQERVGSRLAVIGVGSIHTPEDALEALRSGIPLIALGRELIMEPDWSELIRQGREEKIRTALSLKNREELCIPDPLLELLTSVPGWIPLDPDRVQA
- a CDS encoding ABC-F family ATP-binding cassette domain-containing protein; translation: MLLQASGITKFYGTTPVLNGVGIQINERDRIGLVGVNGAGKSTFLRILAGEDSADSGSVSKPRELRIGYLAQNSRFDEQMTLQQVMHAAFGPLIEQERELRELERRISDPAEQRDAARYEALLGQYAERSDRFREAGGFEMNNRIRSVLHGMGFGDFPPETPVSALSGGQRTRLALARLLVVQPDLLLLDEPTNHLDIKTLSWLEQYLRTYAGAMVIVSHDRYFLDATVTSIIEIERHSATRYTGNYSRFMELKEADFAQRVKLYEQQRKELSRMEEFIQKNLARASTTRRAQSRRNAMERIERLEKPGHLKQASFSFTTERRTGKDVLQVSDVSAAPAAELGPLFRQVSFEVKRGERIAVLGPNGVGKSTLLRALVGELELRGGTVRWGTGVMLGYYDQEQRQLNPANTVLEEVWSAYSQLPEAEIRTVLGNFLFSGDDVKKSVGSLSGGEKARVALSKLMLRKANVLVLDEPTNHLDLWSREVLEAALEEYEGTLLFVSHDRYFINRLADRIVDLHPDGVRHFLGNYDDMLGKQQEMEEWDKQAEKAPSGAAASTPASDYEADKRAKREERSRQRKREQAEADIERLETEIAAFEEEMATEAVFTDYVKLKEIQTAVQKLREELEAAYAVWEQLME
- a CDS encoding winged helix-turn-helix transcriptional regulator → MKNEKTAEGPDEREESSICEVLRILGAKWAFLVLDELLEGPQRFNQLKRNISIVKTQSLTDTLRHLEHNGLVRRQVFPTVPVTVEYSLTEKGSDFQLALKEMEKWGQKWGAKGHAAETRDAAP